The proteins below come from a single Oscillospiraceae bacterium genomic window:
- a CDS encoding SpoIID/LytB domain-containing protein has translation MKKTFRRAALLTLLALAAPFAALPLARPMAVSSELPPATAQPAATPQPQPTAVPAECSFDAAAPILIEDDGEARTVSVQAFLIGTAASEMPPDWPEDAILAQMVAAHSYALSLNGAAFSCSSARCAGWTDAEVLQARWGDAFDSSYGRLAALAQTAAGAVLCWDGAPAAACYHSISTGRTEASQNVWTQAVPYLQGVDSPWDADVPGYEMTVTYSAEQVYTALLGLGLAAEEIQNTPADWFGEGVRDEAGYLAQMSVCGQMFAGTRLRSALSLRSAAFTVDYDAGENAFAFTTRGYGHGVGLSQYGAKAMAEQGKSWREILEWYFPGCEVVE, from the coding sequence TTGAAAAAAACATTCCGCCGTGCGGCGCTGCTGACTCTGCTGGCCCTTGCCGCGCCCTTTGCGGCGCTGCCGCTGGCAAGGCCGATGGCTGTTAGCAGTGAGCTGCCGCCCGCAACTGCACAGCCCGCCGCTACACCGCAGCCGCAGCCCACCGCTGTGCCGGCAGAGTGCAGCTTTGATGCGGCTGCGCCGATACTTATTGAGGATGACGGCGAGGCGCGTACCGTCAGCGTGCAGGCGTTTCTCATCGGCACAGCCGCCAGTGAGATGCCGCCCGACTGGCCCGAGGATGCAATTCTGGCCCAGATGGTGGCCGCCCACAGCTACGCCCTGAGCCTGAACGGCGCAGCGTTTAGCTGCAGCAGCGCCCGCTGTGCAGGCTGGACCGATGCTGAGGTGCTGCAGGCGCGCTGGGGCGATGCGTTCGACAGCAGCTATGGCAGACTTGCCGCACTGGCACAGACTGCAGCGGGGGCGGTGCTGTGCTGGGACGGTGCGCCCGCTGCAGCCTGCTACCACAGCATCAGCACAGGAAGGACCGAGGCAAGCCAAAATGTCTGGACGCAGGCGGTGCCGTACTTACAGGGGGTCGACTCACCGTGGGACGCCGACGTGCCGGGGTATGAAATGACCGTCACCTACAGCGCCGAGCAGGTCTATACCGCCCTGCTTGGCCTTGGCCTTGCGGCGGAGGAGATACAAAACACCCCCGCCGACTGGTTCGGCGAGGGTGTGCGGGACGAAGCGGGGTATCTGGCGCAGATGTCGGTCTGCGGGCAGATGTTTGCCGGGACAAGGCTGCGCAGTGCGCTCAGTCTGCGGTCTGCAGCGTTCACCGTGGACTATGACGCGGGGGAGAACGCATTTGCCTTTACGACCCGCGGCTACGGCCACGGCGTGGGCCTGAGCCAGTACGGCGCGAAAGCCATGGCCGAGCAGGGCAAGAGCTGGCGGGAAATTTTGGAATGGTACTTCCCGGGGTGTGAGGTGGTGGAGTAA
- a CDS encoding DUF4179 domain-containing protein, whose translation MRNKNFDADLLKTLNEQPMPAAPLTDDEFARVLDAACAKLPQAKKTVMRRFPWGRVAAAAAACMAVGLGSVNFAAPAVAEQLPVVGSLFSWLNRGGQDDYVSLQSEQLNKYAETVESTAETADSPYTLTLGQVFNDGDWLRISLMLTAEDDSLAGFNAIGPSEDAVEKALQNGGGQYGTLVLDNGTELNGGVTFEKRDDRTFVTGINYELFLAPDDLAGHTATLTLSDLVACNKSILETDGQSYWHYDYADQTPLPGSYTLTFTIPEVSDAGVRTMDTPMEQNGITLQSVTATPAATKVLLSFPAEQHWVNVRLFTEDGTELGHERGEGGWWTDGAWTADPADFDHPEQCTKASYDYFAAVPENCRSLTVKVYDFDTDAELTTFTVELP comes from the coding sequence ATGCGTAACAAAAATTTTGATGCCGATTTGTTGAAAACGCTGAATGAGCAGCCGATGCCCGCCGCCCCGCTGACCGATGATGAATTTGCCCGCGTGCTGGACGCGGCCTGCGCCAAGCTGCCGCAGGCAAAAAAGACTGTCATGCGCCGTTTTCCATGGGGGCGGGTGGCCGCAGCAGCCGCAGCCTGCATGGCCGTGGGACTGGGCAGTGTCAACTTTGCCGCGCCCGCTGTGGCCGAGCAGCTGCCTGTGGTGGGCAGCCTGTTCAGCTGGCTGAACCGCGGCGGGCAGGACGACTATGTTTCGCTGCAAAGTGAGCAGCTGAACAAATACGCCGAGACGGTGGAATCCACTGCCGAGACCGCCGACAGTCCCTACACCCTGACATTGGGGCAGGTCTTCAACGACGGCGATTGGCTGCGCATCAGCCTGATGCTGACCGCCGAGGACGATAGTCTGGCCGGGTTCAACGCCATCGGCCCCAGCGAGGACGCCGTAGAAAAGGCGCTGCAGAACGGCGGCGGGCAGTACGGCACACTGGTGCTGGATAACGGCACGGAACTGAACGGCGGTGTTACCTTTGAAAAACGCGATGACCGCACCTTTGTCACGGGCATCAATTATGAGCTGTTCCTTGCACCCGATGATTTGGCCGGGCACACGGCAACGCTGACGCTGTCCGACCTCGTGGCCTGCAACAAGAGTATTCTCGAAACCGATGGCCAAAGTTATTGGCACTATGACTACGCAGACCAGACCCCGCTGCCCGGCAGCTACACACTGACCTTTACCATTCCCGAGGTCAGCGATGCGGGCGTGCGCACGATGGATACACCCATGGAACAAAACGGCATCACCCTGCAAAGCGTCACGGCCACGCCCGCCGCGACCAAAGTGCTGCTGAGCTTCCCGGCGGAACAGCATTGGGTGAATGTGAGGCTGTTCACCGAGGATGGCACGGAGCTGGGGCACGAGCGCGGCGAGGGCGGCTGGTGGACGGACGGCGCATGGACGGCCGACCCGGCGGACTTCGACCACCCGGAACAATGCACCAAGGCCAGCTATGACTACTTTGCTGCCGTGCCGGAAAACTGCCGCAGCCTGACGGTAAAGGTCTACGATTTTGACACCGATGCAGAGCTGACGACCTTTACCGTGGAGCTGCCGTAA
- the dapF gene encoding diaminopimelate epimerase produces the protein MELNFTKMQGAGNDYLYLDCRRTGLPPDAAALAVQLSRRHYSVGADGVIYLCPPLLADGDATMRMFNADGSEGAMCGNGVRCAAEFLYTHGVRRDCLRIDTPRAGRRILRRVGAGLWQAEMGRFTAAGDTVGAQTLGRGPLLEQPLCAGGRSWRVSCVAVGNPHCVIFTRETPPAGEALARYGRALEHHPAFTGGINVEFVQQLSPLALTASVWERGSGATLACGTGACAAAAAAVLTGRCPRGAPILVQMPGGTLEVQVCRDDTILLTGDAVTVFCGTVQLEPCKAPPGVV, from the coding sequence ATGGAGCTGAATTTTACAAAAATGCAGGGCGCAGGCAACGATTACCTGTATCTGGACTGCCGCAGAACGGGGCTGCCGCCCGATGCCGCCGCGCTGGCGGTGCAGCTTTCGCGGCGGCATTATTCTGTGGGGGCAGATGGGGTGATCTACCTCTGCCCGCCGCTGCTTGCGGACGGTGACGCCACAATGCGGATGTTCAACGCCGATGGCAGCGAGGGGGCGATGTGCGGCAACGGCGTGCGCTGTGCGGCGGAATTTTTATACACCCACGGTGTACGGCGGGACTGCCTGCGCATCGACACACCGCGCGCCGGGCGGCGCATCCTGCGCCGTGTGGGCGCAGGGCTGTGGCAGGCCGAGATGGGCCGCTTTACCGCTGCCGGGGATACCGTGGGCGCACAAACGCTCGGCCGCGGGCCGCTGCTGGAGCAGCCCCTGTGCGCGGGCGGGCGCAGCTGGCGGGTCAGCTGCGTGGCTGTGGGCAACCCCCACTGTGTCATCTTTACCCGGGAGACCCCGCCCGCCGGGGAGGCACTGGCCCGGTACGGCCGCGCGCTGGAGCATCACCCGGCCTTTACCGGCGGCATCAATGTTGAGTTTGTGCAGCAGCTCAGCCCGCTGGCTTTGACCGCTTCCGTGTGGGAGCGCGGCAGCGGGGCCACGCTGGCCTGCGGCACCGGGGCCTGCGCCGCAGCGGCCGCCGCCGTGCTGACCGGCCGCTGCCCGCGCGGCGCGCCCATTTTGGTGCAGATGCCGGGCGGTACATTGGAGGTGCAGGTGTGCCGGGATGACACCATACTGCTGACCGGTGATGCCGTCACGGTGTTCTGCGGCACGGTGCAGCTTGAGCCTTGCAAAGCGCCGCCGGGTGTGGTATGA
- a CDS encoding UDP-N-acetylmuramoyl-L-alanyl-D-glutamate--2,6-diaminopimelate ligase produces the protein MKLNDLVNRIPHTGASDTDITAITYDSRKACAGSLFVCLVGAWLDGHTYAASAYQNGCRAFLVEHTLDLPADAVQIVTDDTRAALAVIGADFYGNPADKLHLIGITGTKGKTTTALLTAAIMTEAGLPCAYIGSNGVDIAGSHEATANTTPESLELHRLFRKMLDAGVHHCVLEVSSQALRHHRVDGVPFEVVAFTNLSEDHIGPGEHPDFEDYKCAKHRLFAEYNARTMVYNADDPYSNFMRDGFRGEQVSFGIKAEADYRGVMLAQYRSSTALGIDFVCRHAGQSTHVEVMSPGAFSASDALCAIALCGAFGVMPAQAAATLAHTPVQGRFEVVEGLPGRTFIVDYSHNGLSLTSALQTLRAYNPHRLICVFGSVGGRTQVRRRELAEASGRYADYTVITSDNPDNEPPEDVIRDIASYMPPDAPYTCITDRREAIYAAVKMAQPGDIVLFAGKGHEDYQIIHGKKEHFVEREIIKEACAALKK, from the coding sequence ATGAAGTTAAACGACCTTGTCAACCGCATCCCCCACACCGGCGCATCGGACACCGACATCACCGCGATCACCTATGATTCCCGCAAGGCCTGCGCCGGTTCGCTGTTCGTCTGTCTGGTGGGTGCGTGGCTGGACGGCCACACCTACGCCGCCAGTGCCTATCAAAACGGCTGCCGTGCCTTTTTGGTGGAGCACACACTCGACCTGCCCGCCGATGCTGTGCAAATCGTCACTGACGACACCCGCGCTGCGCTGGCCGTCATCGGGGCGGATTTCTACGGCAACCCTGCCGATAAGCTGCACCTGATCGGCATTACCGGTACAAAGGGCAAGACCACGACCGCGCTGCTGACCGCCGCGATCATGACCGAGGCCGGCCTGCCCTGCGCCTACATTGGCTCAAACGGTGTGGATATTGCCGGCAGCCACGAGGCCACCGCCAACACCACCCCCGAAAGCCTTGAGCTGCACCGCCTGTTCCGGAAGATGCTGGACGCCGGTGTGCATCACTGTGTATTGGAGGTCAGCAGTCAGGCCCTGCGCCACCATCGCGTGGACGGCGTTCCGTTTGAGGTCGTGGCCTTTACGAATCTGTCGGAGGATCACATCGGCCCCGGCGAGCACCCGGATTTTGAGGACTACAAATGCGCAAAACACCGCCTGTTTGCCGAGTACAACGCCCGCACGATGGTTTACAATGCAGATGACCCTTACAGCAATTTCATGCGCGATGGCTTTCGTGGTGAGCAGGTCAGCTTTGGCATTAAGGCCGAGGCTGACTACCGCGGCGTGATGCTGGCACAGTATCGCAGCAGCACCGCGCTGGGCATTGATTTTGTCTGCCGCCATGCCGGGCAGAGCACCCATGTTGAGGTCATGTCACCCGGCGCGTTCAGCGCGTCCGATGCGCTGTGCGCCATCGCACTGTGCGGGGCATTCGGCGTAATGCCCGCGCAGGCTGCCGCCACATTGGCCCACACCCCTGTGCAGGGCCGGTTTGAGGTTGTGGAGGGGCTGCCCGGCCGCACCTTTATCGTGGACTACAGCCACAACGGTCTCTCGCTGACCAGCGCTCTGCAGACGCTGCGCGCCTACAATCCGCACCGCCTGATCTGCGTGTTCGGCTCGGTCGGCGGCCGCACGCAGGTCCGCCGCCGCGAGCTGGCCGAGGCCTCCGGCAGATATGCCGACTACACCGTCATCACAAGCGACAATCCGGACAACGAGCCGCCGGAGGATGTCATCCGCGACATTGCCAGCTATATGCCCCCGGACGCCCCCTATACCTGCATCACCGACCGCCGCGAGGCGATCTATGCGGCCGTAAAGATGGCACAGCCCGGCGACATCGTTCTGTTTGCAGGTAAAGGTCACGAGGATTACCAGATCATCCACGGCAAAAAGGAGCATTTTGTGGAGCGGGAGATCATCAAAGAAGCCTGCGCAGCGTTAAAAAAGTAA
- a CDS encoding sigma-70 family RNA polymerase sigma factor encodes MKDRELTRLLQTHPEEGLEAAMLAYAPLVKAVLNRILPQNPCDREECMADVFVSLWRNAAKLDHTATPLRPWLIVTARNKGIDRYNALRRREALSLDDGLAETLGELAEFDRATADAADLVGALVAAMAPPDRDIFLRKYYLLQSSKEIATALNMSVESINTRLSRGRDRLRHQLTEKGVYTHA; translated from the coding sequence ATGAAGGACCGGGAATTGACCCGATTGCTGCAGACGCACCCGGAGGAGGGTCTGGAGGCAGCCATGCTTGCCTACGCGCCGCTGGTAAAGGCGGTGCTGAACCGCATCCTGCCCCAGAACCCCTGCGACCGGGAGGAATGCATGGCCGATGTCTTTGTTTCGCTCTGGCGCAATGCGGCCAAGCTGGATCACACCGCAACACCACTGCGGCCGTGGCTCATTGTCACGGCGCGCAACAAGGGCATCGACCGCTACAACGCCCTGCGCCGCCGCGAGGCGCTCTCGCTGGATGACGGCCTGGCCGAAACGCTCGGCGAGCTGGCTGAGTTTGACCGCGCCACCGCCGATGCCGCCGACCTTGTCGGGGCGCTGGTAGCCGCCATGGCCCCGCCCGACCGGGACATCTTTCTGCGCAAGTATTATCTGCTGCAATCCAGCAAGGAGATCGCCACCGCGCTGAATATGAGTGTTGAGAGCATCAACACCCGCCTGAGCCGCGGGCGTGACCGTCTGCGCCACCAACTGACCGAGAAGGGAGTGTACACCCATGCGTAA
- a CDS encoding metal-dependent transcriptional regulator, with translation MNIHESAEDYLEKILMLQEKKGSVRSIDIAVAMGFSKPSVSVAMKNLRENGYISMDPDGFIKLEAPGMEIAQRIYGRHRALTAFFVALGVDPDIAAKDACKVEHDLSEETYRKMIDFAEKATQNQ, from the coding sequence ATGAATATTCACGAATCCGCAGAGGATTATCTTGAAAAGATCCTGATGCTGCAGGAAAAGAAGGGCTCCGTGCGCTCGATCGATATTGCGGTGGCCATGGGGTTTTCCAAGCCCAGCGTCAGCGTGGCGATGAAAAACCTGCGCGAGAACGGCTATATTTCGATGGATCCGGATGGCTTTATCAAGCTGGAGGCCCCCGGCATGGAGATTGCGCAGCGCATCTACGGCCGCCACCGCGCGCTTACGGCGTTCTTTGTGGCGCTGGGTGTTGACCCTGACATCGCTGCCAAGGACGCCTGCAAGGTGGAGCATGACCTGAGCGAGGAAACCTACCGCAAGATGATCGACTTTGCCGAGAAAGCTACGCAAAACCAGTGA
- the proS gene encoding proline--tRNA ligase gives MANDKKKMVEAITAQEVDFAQWYTDICTKAELVEYSSVKGFVVLRPYGYAIWENIQKDLDARFKATGHENVAMPVLIPESLLKKEGELVNGFAPEVAWVTAGGSDPLEERLAVRPTSETMFCDHFSHVLHSYRDLPMLYNQWCSVVRWEKSTRPFLRTREFWWQEGHTIHETAEEAKAETEQQLNCYADFAEHDLCIPVLKGRKTDKEKFAGAEATYTIEAMMKDGKALQSGTSHYFGDKFSRAYDVTFTGRDNTLQYPFQTSWGASTRLIGAIIMTHGDDDGLILPPAIAPIQVVIVPVAAHKPGVLDKCRELAAEIGQYARVKLDDSDKQPGWKFAQWEMKGVPVRLEIGPRDIENGQCVLVRRDTREKQFVKFEDLATAIPAAMEALAKDLYERALQNRERRTYSATTMEEVKQIAKEHTGFIKTMWCGDLACEEAMKSEAGLSSRCMPFAQEQLSDVCPVCGKPAQKMVVWGVAY, from the coding sequence ATGGCGAACGATAAGAAAAAGATGGTTGAGGCGATCACCGCACAGGAGGTCGACTTTGCCCAGTGGTATACCGACATCTGCACCAAGGCGGAGCTGGTAGAGTATTCCAGCGTCAAGGGCTTTGTGGTGCTGCGCCCCTATGGCTACGCCATCTGGGAGAATATCCAGAAGGATCTGGACGCCCGCTTCAAGGCGACCGGCCATGAGAATGTGGCGATGCCTGTGCTGATCCCCGAGAGCCTGCTCAAGAAGGAGGGTGAGCTGGTCAACGGCTTTGCCCCCGAGGTTGCGTGGGTCACGGCCGGCGGCAGCGACCCGCTGGAGGAACGCCTTGCGGTGCGCCCCACCAGCGAGACGATGTTCTGCGACCATTTCAGCCATGTGCTGCACTCCTACCGTGATCTGCCGATGCTGTACAACCAGTGGTGCAGCGTTGTCCGCTGGGAGAAGTCCACCCGCCCGTTCCTGCGCACCCGTGAGTTCTGGTGGCAGGAGGGTCATACCATCCATGAGACCGCCGAGGAGGCCAAGGCCGAGACCGAGCAGCAGCTGAACTGCTACGCTGACTTTGCCGAGCATGACCTGTGCATCCCCGTGCTGAAGGGCCGCAAGACCGACAAGGAAAAGTTTGCCGGTGCGGAGGCGACCTACACCATCGAGGCTATGATGAAGGACGGCAAGGCCCTGCAGAGCGGCACGAGCCACTACTTCGGCGACAAGTTCAGCCGCGCCTACGATGTGACCTTTACCGGCCGCGATAACACGCTGCAGTATCCGTTCCAGACCTCTTGGGGTGCCTCCACCCGCCTGATCGGCGCCATCATCATGACCCACGGCGATGATGACGGCCTGATCCTGCCCCCGGCCATCGCGCCCATTCAGGTCGTGATCGTGCCGGTCGCCGCCCACAAGCCCGGCGTGCTGGACAAGTGCCGCGAGCTGGCTGCCGAGATCGGCCAGTATGCCCGCGTCAAGCTGGATGACAGCGACAAGCAGCCCGGCTGGAAGTTTGCCCAGTGGGAGATGAAGGGCGTGCCCGTCCGCCTTGAGATCGGCCCCCGCGACATCGAGAACGGCCAGTGCGTGCTGGTCCGCCGCGACACCCGCGAGAAGCAGTTTGTCAAGTTTGAGGATCTGGCCACGGCCATCCCCGCTGCCATGGAGGCCCTGGCAAAGGACCTGTATGAGCGCGCACTGCAGAACCGCGAGCGCCGCACCTACAGCGCCACCACGATGGAGGAGGTCAAGCAGATCGCCAAGGAGCACACCGGCTTTATCAAGACGATGTGGTGCGGTGATCTGGCCTGCGAGGAGGCCATGAAGAGCGAGGCTGGTCTGTCCAGCCGCTGCATGCCCTTTGCGCAGGAGCAGCTGAGCGATGTCTGCCCGGTCTGCGGCAAGCCCGCCCAGAAGATGGTCGTCTGGGGCGTAGCGTACTAA
- the gap gene encoding type I glyceraldehyde-3-phosphate dehydrogenase, with protein MAVKVAINGFGRIGRLAFRQMFEADGYEVVAINDLTSPAMLAHLLKYDTAQGSFLGKIGENKHTVEAGEDYIVVDGKKITIYAIKDAKDCPWGELGIDVVLECTGFYTSKAKAEAHIQAGARKVVISAPAGNDLKTIVYSVNEKTLTAEDQVISAASCTTNCLAPMADTLNKAFPIVSGIMTTVHAYTGDQMILDGPQRKGDLRRARAGAQNIVPNSTGAAKAIGLVIPELNGKLIGSAQRVPVPTGSTTILVAVVKGKDVTKEAINAAMKAAASESFGYNEDQIVSSDVIGMRYGSLFDATQTMVAKIDDDTYQVQVVSWYDNENSYTSQMVRTIKYFAEL; from the coding sequence ATGGCTGTTAAAGTTGCTATCAATGGTTTTGGCCGTATCGGCCGTCTGGCTTTCCGTCAGATGTTTGAGGCTGACGGCTACGAAGTTGTCGCCATCAACGATCTGACCAGCCCCGCTATGCTGGCTCACCTGCTGAAGTACGACACCGCTCAGGGCTCTTTCCTGGGCAAGATCGGCGAGAACAAGCACACCGTTGAGGCTGGCGAGGATTACATCGTCGTCGACGGCAAGAAGATCACCATCTATGCCATTAAGGATGCCAAGGATTGCCCGTGGGGCGAGCTGGGCATTGATGTCGTTCTGGAGTGCACCGGCTTCTACACCAGCAAGGCTAAGGCTGAGGCTCACATTCAGGCTGGCGCCCGCAAGGTCGTCATCTCTGCTCCCGCCGGCAACGACCTGAAGACCATCGTCTACTCCGTCAACGAGAAGACCCTGACCGCTGAGGATCAGGTCATCTCCGCTGCTTCCTGCACCACCAACTGCCTGGCCCCCATGGCCGACACCCTGAACAAGGCTTTCCCCATCGTCTCCGGCATCATGACCACCGTTCATGCTTACACCGGCGACCAGATGATTCTGGACGGCCCGCAGCGTAAGGGTGACCTGCGCCGTGCCCGTGCCGGTGCCCAGAACATCGTCCCCAACTCCACCGGTGCTGCCAAGGCCATCGGTCTGGTCATCCCCGAGCTGAACGGCAAGCTGATCGGCTCTGCTCAGCGCGTTCCCGTTCCCACCGGCTCCACCACCATTCTGGTTGCCGTTGTCAAGGGCAAGGATGTCACCAAGGAAGCCATCAACGCTGCCATGAAGGCTGCTGCCTCTGAGAGCTTCGGCTACAACGAGGATCAGATCGTTTCCTCCGATGTCATCGGCATGCGCTACGGCTCTCTGTTCGATGCCACCCAGACCATGGTTGCCAAGATCGACGACGACACCTATCAGGTTCAGGTCGTTTCTTGGTACGACAACGAGAACTCCTACACCTCTCAGATGGTCCGCACCATTAAGTACTTCGCTGAGCTGTAA
- a CDS encoding response regulator transcription factor produces the protein MANEKILVVDDDKNICELLRLYLVKEGYNVTMVHDGSAALTEFDKLHPDLVLLDVMMPVMDGWEVCRKIRAKDNTPIIMLTAKGETYDKVLGLELGADDYIVKPFDAKEVTARIKAVLRRSSAKEEENKGVYDFDNLHLDMNRYELKVKGKVVEAPPKELELLACLAGHPNRVYTRDQLLDEVWGFEYYGDSRTIDVHVKRLREKLEGASEQWSLKTVWGVGYKFEVRE, from the coding sequence ATGGCAAACGAAAAAATTCTGGTCGTCGATGACGATAAAAATATCTGTGAGCTGCTCCGCCTCTACCTTGTCAAGGAGGGCTACAATGTGACGATGGTCCATGACGGCTCGGCCGCACTGACCGAGTTTGACAAGCTGCACCCCGATCTGGTGCTGCTCGATGTCATGATGCCTGTCATGGACGGCTGGGAGGTCTGCCGCAAGATCCGCGCCAAGGACAACACCCCCATCATCATGCTGACCGCCAAGGGCGAGACCTATGACAAGGTGCTGGGCCTTGAGCTGGGCGCCGATGACTACATTGTCAAGCCCTTTGACGCCAAGGAGGTCACGGCCCGCATCAAGGCCGTGCTGCGCCGCTCCTCCGCCAAGGAGGAGGAGAACAAGGGCGTCTACGACTTTGACAACCTGCACCTCGACATGAACCGCTATGAGCTGAAGGTCAAGGGCAAGGTCGTCGAGGCCCCGCCCAAGGAGCTGGAGCTGCTGGCCTGTCTGGCGGGCCACCCCAACCGTGTCTATACCCGCGACCAGCTGCTGGACGAGGTGTGGGGCTTTGAGTACTACGGCGATTCCCGCACGATCGATGTTCATGTCAAGCGCCTGCGCGAAAAGCTGGAGGGTGCCTCCGAGCAGTGGAGCCTGAAAACCGTCTGGGGCGTTGGCTATAAGTTCGAGGTCAGGGAATGA
- a CDS encoding HAMP domain-containing histidine kinase — translation MSRRNTISREFFATIAAVLVLGLSVMCAIQTALSAAHFISERKSSLTDVLNGATALSERFADEGAIVTRPLQGEDLVERAHSGFELFNTTSGALIFIADKNGSILLHTGDEAFTGANVPPDYIAQLDEGSDIFETGTLDGVYNAKYYTAGRRITVGGQDGYLFAASPMNALGSYMTDMLAMFGISAAAILLLCSVLCWVLARRITGPIEDISEAARRLGSGDFTARAPVDGCVELADFATTFNNMAARLQTIDNSRGQFMGNIAHELRTPMTTIKGFIDGMLDGTIPPEETKHYLGIVSQETGRLARLVQNMLDITKLEAGEVLIHAQTYDLWKTVTDVVLSDEQRIEDGKIDIQGLGGDPLPIYADPDFVHQVVYNIVDNAIKFTPAGGAISFAAEKHGSMVEVRIENTGAGIAPEALPFVFERFYKEDRSRGMNTRGSGLGLHICKILINLSGGQIHAESEEGKWCRFVFTLPAGK, via the coding sequence ATGAGCCGCCGCAACACGATCAGCCGCGAGTTTTTTGCGACCATCGCCGCCGTGCTGGTGCTGGGCCTGAGCGTTATGTGCGCCATCCAGACCGCGCTGTCGGCGGCCCATTTTATCAGCGAGCGCAAAAGCTCGCTGACCGATGTGCTGAACGGCGCAACCGCGCTGAGCGAGCGGTTTGCCGATGAGGGGGCGATCGTGACCCGCCCCCTGCAGGGTGAGGATCTTGTCGAGCGGGCCCACAGCGGGTTTGAGCTGTTCAACACCACCTCCGGCGCGCTGATCTTCATTGCCGACAAAAACGGCAGCATCCTGCTGCACACCGGGGACGAGGCCTTCACCGGCGCGAATGTGCCGCCCGATTACATTGCACAGCTTGATGAAGGCAGCGATATTTTCGAGACCGGTACGCTGGACGGCGTGTACAACGCAAAATACTACACCGCCGGGCGGCGCATTACAGTCGGCGGGCAGGACGGCTACCTGTTTGCCGCCAGCCCCATGAACGCCTTAGGCAGCTACATGACCGACATGCTGGCCATGTTCGGCATTTCGGCCGCTGCCATCCTGCTGCTGTGCAGCGTACTGTGCTGGGTATTGGCCCGCCGCATCACCGGCCCGATCGAGGACATCAGCGAGGCCGCGCGGCGGCTGGGCAGCGGTGATTTCACCGCCCGCGCCCCGGTGGACGGCTGCGTGGAGCTGGCCGACTTTGCGACCACCTTTAACAATATGGCCGCCCGGCTGCAGACCATCGACAATTCCCGCGGGCAGTTCATGGGCAACATCGCGCATGAGCTGCGCACCCCGATGACGACGATCAAGGGTTTCATCGATGGTATGCTGGACGGCACGATCCCGCCCGAGGAGACAAAGCACTACCTCGGCATCGTCTCGCAGGAGACAGGGCGTCTGGCGCGGCTGGTCCAGAACATGCTGGACATCACCAAGCTGGAGGCGGGCGAGGTGCTTATCCACGCCCAGACCTACGATCTGTGGAAAACTGTCACCGATGTCGTACTCAGCGATGAGCAGCGCATTGAGGACGGCAAAATCGACATACAGGGGCTGGGCGGCGACCCGCTGCCGATCTATGCTGACCCGGATTTTGTACATCAGGTCGTGTATAACATCGTAGACAATGCCATCAAATTCACCCCGGCGGGCGGTGCCATCAGCTTTGCCGCCGAAAAGCACGGGAGCATGGTGGAGGTGCGCATCGAGAACACGGGTGCAGGTATTGCCCCCGAAGCCCTGCCTTTTGTGTTTGAGCGTTTCTATAAGGAGGACCGCTCCCGCGGCATGAACACGCGCGGCAGCGGACTGGGGCTGCATATCTGTAAAATTTTGATCAACCTGTCGGGCGGCCAGATCCACGCCGAGAGCGAGGAGGGCAAATGGTGCCGGTTCGTGTTCACCCTGCCGGCCGGGAAATAA
- the acpP gene encoding acyl carrier protein, whose translation MDSEVFSRIRDYLAEQLEVEPEKITADSDIVNDFGADSLDVIDMITTLSDEFGVEIPDEDIENFHTVGDVVNYLEERI comes from the coding sequence ATGGATTCCGAAGTTTTCAGCCGCATCCGTGATTATTTGGCAGAGCAGCTCGAGGTCGAGCCTGAAAAAATCACTGCCGACAGCGACATCGTCAACGATTTCGGCGCTGACAGTCTGGATGTTATTGATATGATCACCACCCTGTCCGATGAGTTCGGCGTTGAGATCCCCGACGAGGACATCGAGAATTTCCACACCGTCGGCGATGTGGTCAACTATCTGGAAGAAAGAATCTGA